A stretch of the Bacillus anthracis str. Vollum genome encodes the following:
- a CDS encoding cell wall hydrolase, with amino-acid sequence MKLLKIKHIIPLSAAAITFVCSQSTAEASTIHTVQKNDTLWGISKQYGVSIQSIKQANHKGNDQTFIGEQLHIPGATNSNKITVRQNVKPANISDQIIYQVQSGDSLETIAKRYNVTVQSIKQINNTVGNKLYTGQHLKINSSISEKEKDLMARLVTAEAGGESYKGKVAVAKVILNRVNAKGFPNTITGVIYEPITYGYAFTPVTDGRINHPASPEAKMAVEEAISTNGIHSDWLYFYNPKTSTDKWITTRQTVAVIGNHVFAK; translated from the coding sequence ATGAAATTATTAAAAATAAAACATATAATCCCTTTATCTGCGGCTGCAATTACATTCGTATGTAGTCAAAGTACAGCTGAGGCTTCTACCATTCATACAGTACAAAAGAATGATACACTTTGGGGCATTAGTAAACAATACGGCGTTTCAATACAATCCATTAAACAGGCAAATCATAAAGGAAACGATCAAACTTTCATTGGCGAACAGTTACATATTCCAGGTGCCACGAACTCAAATAAAATTACCGTTCGTCAAAACGTCAAACCTGCAAACATTAGTGACCAAATTATATATCAAGTTCAATCGGGAGACTCATTAGAAACGATAGCAAAGCGTTACAATGTTACCGTTCAATCTATAAAACAAATTAACAATACAGTCGGAAACAAGCTTTATACAGGACAACATTTGAAAATCAACTCAAGCATTTCAGAAAAAGAAAAAGACTTAATGGCACGCTTAGTTACTGCTGAAGCAGGTGGCGAATCATATAAAGGGAAAGTGGCTGTAGCAAAAGTTATCCTAAACCGTGTAAATGCAAAAGGGTTTCCAAATACAATAACAGGCGTTATTTATGAACCTATTACATACGGCTATGCATTTACTCCTGTTACAGATGGAAGAATTAATCATCCTGCAAGCCCAGAAGCAAAAATGGCAGTAGAAGAGGCTATCTCCACAAATGGAATACATTCTGATTGGCTTTATTTCTACAATCCAAAAACATCAACAGACAAATGGATTACGACACGTCAAACAGTAGCAGTAATTGGTAACCACGTCTTCGCTAAATAA
- a CDS encoding dynamin family protein encodes MYFQDIVGEKMRLEKQLIKKMYYETFLMENETKPTLDVLGQAYVNEEKNEISDGSYIRFAQGEFYYRHQDFEAAIFKWEKVSNELAPWAQKNIADAYFELNQLSVAENVYTSITTDNKILMTEIRLQLLSLYIEQNNFDSAFAVIKEAVSLNPDYPNVTKIARSFYEEQQDFDSAVELAVNELIRTESYPWFEVLKGYIDKGFTKHISPDYFYDALVTLNNVDQVQFTQMVSSLWNSYRNEQNYLLWLNTINEFFLHIEIHSSDIWNKISSLYEETYFALIQGQYMLRQLHDIIPNLLANWLKVVNPSYAAFPSAAVLAWDEIFPSKIDSANVKNAENLLSYSINHVNGLEYSLHLFESITDWAQKHNIEIGQRFRWLVDELADLRTNRILVTGTSGNGKTTFINSILGENILEKSISNVVVLKNDAHTEINAITDAAITTTEDISDYHNMMSQHHQTYRDRACVEFKLPCRFLNENKLTFVVTPGFNRNNDTRDEVFEYLNSVDELLFVLNADSPFTDKERDILLSIQEHTPNLQIHFLLNKIDNIYSEAEVKRVLQDTAARINTYFPQSRILPYSSLYTSSQQLNELTEFIHFNFNHKNIDTERTEKLLFFIRKTITYLLDKRVEKENNLVDAIKWNEDMLVKLNGSINNLTAFEREKIHFITQSYRTMKTEITNDLTENIPKILQSCSDLMSEESDFGHMDTELNKAMNERVHKYLEQTVLPHLALSMQNWIATSHNELLQSQSYLEELSEGLNSLFGENRIQLECDFKVLDDWRRDTDRMTTSIQMGEVNVLRRFTPAQFLLKSAGKLFGVLPKNKTMLYNKYKQHVENEDYTEVTDSIMKKFFLQFELFENTQERDIHIFFRNPFNCLKQTVENMQLEIQEKQELLHKMKSNPEVYHDSIMLFELRLRQCEVILHIGDDHTYTDVSLETSVE; translated from the coding sequence ATGTATTTTCAAGATATAGTGGGGGAAAAGATGAGATTAGAAAAACAATTAATAAAAAAGATGTATTATGAAACATTCCTAATGGAGAATGAAACAAAACCAACTCTTGACGTGCTTGGACAAGCTTATGTAAACGAAGAAAAAAATGAGATTTCTGATGGATCTTATATTCGTTTTGCGCAAGGTGAATTTTATTATCGCCATCAAGATTTTGAAGCAGCTATTTTTAAATGGGAGAAGGTTAGTAATGAATTAGCACCATGGGCACAAAAAAATATTGCAGATGCTTATTTCGAACTGAATCAATTATCAGTTGCTGAAAATGTTTATACTTCCATTACGACTGATAATAAAATATTGATGACTGAAATTAGATTACAACTACTTTCTCTTTACATAGAGCAAAATAATTTTGACTCAGCTTTCGCTGTTATTAAAGAAGCGGTTTCTTTAAATCCGGATTATCCGAATGTCACAAAAATTGCCCGTTCCTTTTATGAGGAACAACAAGATTTTGATAGTGCAGTAGAGCTTGCTGTGAATGAGTTAATTCGAACAGAATCCTATCCGTGGTTTGAGGTGTTAAAAGGATATATCGATAAAGGATTTACTAAACATATTTCACCAGATTATTTTTATGATGCATTAGTTACATTAAATAATGTAGATCAAGTACAATTTACGCAAATGGTTTCATCACTTTGGAACAGTTATAGAAATGAACAAAATTACTTATTATGGCTTAACACAATAAATGAATTTTTCTTACATATTGAAATACATTCGTCCGATATATGGAACAAAATTTCTTCTCTTTACGAAGAAACGTACTTTGCATTAATTCAAGGGCAATATATGCTTAGACAATTACACGATATCATTCCAAATCTGTTAGCAAATTGGTTAAAGGTAGTCAATCCGTCTTATGCTGCATTTCCATCAGCAGCTGTATTGGCGTGGGATGAGATTTTTCCTTCCAAAATAGATTCAGCAAATGTAAAAAATGCGGAAAACTTACTGTCATATTCTATTAATCATGTGAATGGTTTAGAGTACAGTTTACATCTTTTTGAATCTATTACAGATTGGGCACAAAAGCATAATATAGAAATAGGTCAACGATTTAGATGGTTAGTTGACGAACTTGCAGATTTAAGAACAAATCGTATTTTAGTAACAGGAACTTCAGGGAACGGAAAAACTACATTTATCAACTCTATATTAGGAGAAAATATATTAGAAAAATCAATTTCAAATGTAGTAGTTTTAAAAAATGATGCTCACACAGAAATTAACGCCATAACAGATGCTGCAATTACAACAACGGAAGATATCTCTGATTATCATAATATGATGTCTCAGCACCATCAAACGTATAGAGATAGAGCATGTGTTGAATTTAAATTACCATGTAGATTTTTAAATGAAAATAAACTTACATTTGTAGTTACACCTGGATTTAATAGGAATAATGACACTAGGGATGAGGTATTTGAATATCTAAATTCTGTGGATGAATTATTGTTTGTACTGAATGCGGATTCACCGTTTACTGATAAAGAGCGTGATATTTTATTAAGCATTCAAGAACATACACCAAATTTACAAATTCATTTCTTATTAAATAAAATCGATAACATTTACAGTGAAGCAGAAGTGAAAAGAGTATTACAAGATACGGCAGCGAGAATAAACACATATTTCCCGCAATCGAGAATTCTTCCTTATTCTTCGTTATATACAAGTAGTCAACAATTAAATGAGTTAACTGAGTTTATTCATTTTAACTTTAATCATAAAAATATTGATACAGAACGTACTGAAAAGCTATTGTTCTTCATCCGAAAAACAATTACATATCTTTTAGATAAACGTGTTGAAAAAGAAAACAATCTCGTGGATGCTATTAAGTGGAATGAAGATATGCTAGTGAAACTAAACGGTAGTATTAATAATCTTACTGCATTTGAGAGGGAGAAAATTCATTTCATTACACAGTCATATCGTACAATGAAAACGGAAATTACGAATGATCTTACTGAAAATATACCGAAGATATTACAGAGTTGTTCTGACTTAATGAGTGAAGAAAGTGATTTCGGTCATATGGATACGGAACTAAATAAAGCAATGAATGAAAGAGTGCATAAATATTTAGAACAAACTGTATTACCTCATCTTGCTCTTTCTATGCAAAATTGGATTGCAACTTCTCATAATGAGCTCCTTCAAAGTCAGTCTTACTTAGAAGAACTTAGTGAAGGACTTAATTCTTTATTTGGAGAAAATCGAATCCAGTTAGAATGTGACTTTAAAGTACTTGACGATTGGCGCAGAGATACTGACAGAATGACGACTAGCATACAAATGGGTGAAGTAAATGTTTTACGTCGATTTACGCCAGCGCAATTTTTACTGAAAAGTGCCGGTAAATTATTTGGAGTTCTTCCAAAGAATAAAACTATGCTGTATAACAAATACAAACAGCATGTAGAAAATGAAGATTATACCGAGGTAACGGATTCTATTATGAAGAAATTTTTCTTGCAATTTGAGCTATTTGAAAACACACAAGAGCGAGATATTCATATATTCTTTAGGAATCCATTTAACTGTTTGAAACAAACTGTAGAAAATATGCAATTAGAAATACAAGAAAAACAAGAGCTGTTACATAAGATGAAATCAAATCCTGAAGTCTATCATGATTCTATCATGCTCTTTGAATTGAGATTACGTCAATGTGAAGTGATTTTACATATAGGTGATGATCATACTTATACAGATGTAAGTTTAGAGACAAGCGTAGAATAA
- a CDS encoding NAD(P)/FAD-dependent oxidoreductase produces the protein MYDVTIIGAGVSSIFMAYLLANSNKKVLILDKGKALEDRHCPLDEGKVCTCTTCDKYFGFGGLGKSEGKFNYTNGFGGELEQKVGKEGFKQLMAEVDEILCQFGGSSVSKYSTENPTLNKRAEACGLQMLTTEVRHLGTTLSSDIFQQLYEFLLTKINIQFHIDVQHIMKQKDHFTIETNEETVQSKQLVFATGRSGADWLKEMCTSLNISQEQTRVDLGIRVEMKEHQLRSILKDTFETKLSYEHEDFTATTYCMNPKGRIIRKYEEGLVMPDGQNFREKGTGTPNLNFTLFIPRYFPTLKEANLYASSIIKNINQGQDRIVIQRLEDLLKKEPTTANNMKHNRIQPTLQGDYGDLNTEIPPLYIEGLKEFLLRLEQFIQEPIDTNTLLYGIDGKFYTPTIKLNNHFETSIHGLFLVGDCSGVTHSLSQAAASGLYVGKYLSMI, from the coding sequence ATGTATGATGTTACAATTATAGGCGCTGGAGTAAGTAGCATTTTTATGGCTTATTTACTAGCTAACAGTAACAAAAAGGTTTTAATTCTGGATAAAGGGAAAGCGCTAGAAGATCGCCATTGTCCTTTAGACGAAGGAAAAGTGTGTACTTGTACTACATGTGATAAATATTTTGGGTTTGGCGGGCTAGGAAAATCTGAAGGGAAATTTAATTATACAAACGGATTTGGCGGAGAACTTGAGCAAAAAGTCGGCAAAGAAGGCTTTAAACAACTTATGGCTGAAGTAGATGAAATTCTATGTCAGTTCGGAGGAAGCTCTGTTTCAAAATATTCTACAGAAAATCCAACTCTCAATAAGAGAGCTGAAGCTTGTGGTTTGCAAATGCTAACAACAGAAGTACGGCATCTTGGTACTACACTTTCAAGTGACATTTTTCAGCAACTCTATGAATTTTTACTTACGAAAATAAATATACAATTTCATATAGATGTGCAACATATTATGAAACAGAAAGATCATTTTACAATAGAGACAAATGAAGAAACAGTTCAATCTAAACAACTAGTATTTGCAACTGGGCGTTCCGGAGCAGACTGGTTAAAAGAAATGTGTACTTCTCTAAACATTTCTCAAGAACAAACTCGTGTAGATTTAGGTATTCGAGTAGAGATGAAAGAACACCAATTACGTTCTATATTAAAAGATACATTTGAGACGAAACTTTCTTATGAGCATGAAGATTTCACAGCAACTACGTACTGTATGAATCCAAAAGGACGCATTATTAGAAAGTACGAAGAAGGTTTAGTTATGCCTGACGGTCAAAATTTTCGAGAGAAAGGAACTGGCACACCTAACTTAAATTTCACTTTGTTTATCCCGCGCTATTTTCCAACTCTCAAAGAAGCAAATCTGTATGCAAGCTCAATTATTAAAAACATTAACCAAGGACAAGATCGAATTGTTATACAGCGCTTAGAGGACTTACTAAAAAAAGAACCTACAACAGCGAACAACATGAAACATAACCGTATACAGCCTACACTACAAGGAGATTATGGAGATTTGAATACAGAAATTCCTCCCTTATATATTGAAGGACTTAAAGAATTTTTGTTACGCTTAGAACAATTTATCCAAGAACCGATCGATACAAATACTTTATTATATGGAATTGACGGAAAGTTTTATACTCCTACGATAAAACTCAATAACCATTTTGAAACAAGTATACATGGGCTATTTTTAGTCGGAGATTGTTCAGGCGTCACTCATTCCTTATCTCAAGCTGCTGCAAGTGGGTTGTATGTTGGAAAATATTTATCTATGATTTAA
- a CDS encoding choloylglycine hydrolase family protein has product MCTSLTLETKNGQHLFARTMDFTLDMNQEVIIIPRHYQWNNITGEIINTKHATVGMGINHQGRIIMADGVNEAGMTCATLYFPGFATYSQSIDDNTTNLAPFDFVTWSLTQFNSVKELKKSVDSITFLDIPLPDLGLTPPLHWILADKWGDCIVLDPTSEGLKLYDNPLGVMTNSPEFNWHLQNLRQYIGLKSQPFAPTEWSNLPLSAFGQGSGSMGLPGDFTPPSRFVRAAYGKQNIQGIDSEEEGVSALFHILSNCEVPKGGVITEEGALDNTIYTSVMCMESGTYYYHTYDCRQIIAVHLFHENLDTDEIKAYPFQRKQKIFYEN; this is encoded by the coding sequence ATGTGTACTAGTTTGACATTAGAGACAAAAAACGGTCAGCATCTTTTTGCAAGAACGATGGACTTCACATTAGATATGAATCAAGAAGTAATAATCATTCCTCGACATTACCAGTGGAATAATATAACGGGTGAAATCATTAATACGAAACATGCTACGGTCGGAATGGGTATTAATCATCAAGGAAGGATCATTATGGCGGACGGAGTAAATGAAGCAGGTATGACATGTGCAACACTCTATTTTCCAGGATTCGCTACTTATAGTCAAAGCATAGATGACAACACAACGAATTTGGCTCCATTTGATTTTGTAACTTGGAGTCTGACACAATTCAATTCTGTCAAAGAGTTAAAGAAATCTGTAGATAGCATTACCTTTTTGGATATACCATTACCGGATTTAGGACTTACGCCACCACTACATTGGATTTTAGCGGATAAATGGGGAGATTGCATTGTACTGGATCCGACAAGTGAAGGATTAAAATTGTATGATAACCCACTAGGAGTGATGACGAATAGTCCGGAGTTTAATTGGCATTTACAAAATTTAAGACAATATATAGGCCTTAAATCGCAGCCATTCGCGCCAACAGAGTGGAGTAATTTACCATTAAGTGCTTTTGGCCAAGGCTCGGGCTCAATGGGACTTCCAGGGGATTTCACCCCGCCATCGAGGTTTGTGCGGGCAGCATATGGCAAACAAAACATTCAAGGTATAGATAGCGAAGAAGAGGGAGTATCAGCCCTTTTTCATATCTTATCAAATTGTGAGGTTCCTAAAGGTGGAGTAATAACAGAAGAAGGTGCATTAGATAATACCATATATACAAGCGTAATGTGTATGGAATCCGGAACATATTATTATCATACTTACGATTGTAGACAAATTATAGCTGTTCATTTATTTCATGAAAATTTAGATACAGATGAGATTAAAGCCTATCCGTTCCAACGGAAACAAAAAATATTTTATGAGAACTAA
- a CDS encoding LTA synthase family protein, with the protein MKNKINLQMQNISFVLIIALALWLKTYLITRFSFDLKIESSTQELILFISPLAASLAFVGLALFATGEKRNYIALCINFLLTIILVGNVMFYDFYSDFVTLPVLGQTSNFGQLGGSIIEILNYKIILAFVDIIFFFILLKKKALVFQTGRVTHPARFVYFLLTVGVFFANLHLAEKERPELLTRSFDRVMLVKNLGLYTHQVYDLTLQVKAGSQKALADSSKLQETENYVKANQSEPNPNMFGAAKGKNVIVVTLESLQTFLIGAKVNGEEVTPFLNEFINESYYFDNFFHQTGQGKTSDSEFLIDTSLYPLNRGAVFFTHGNNDYTATPEILRQQGYFTSVFHANNATFWNRNIMYSALGYDRYYNELDYKITPETNLNWGLKDIEYFDQSVDILKTVDQPFYARFLTLTNHYPFTYDEDTKFIEPYDSGNGVFDRYIVTARYLDESIKKFIERLKAEGMYDDSIIVLYGDHYGISEKHNRAMAQFLEKDQITEFDTLNLQRTPLYIHMPGQTEGETISKPTGQIDIKPTILNLLGIDTTNDIRFGHDMFSNEYTGFVVLRDGSFITDKYAYKNNIFYDRITGEIVDLPKNEAQALIKRAQNELRMSDKIIEGDLLRFSESNKIKTGEVQTKIKETEK; encoded by the coding sequence ATGAAAAATAAAATCAATTTACAAATGCAAAATATAAGCTTTGTTTTAATAATTGCTTTAGCACTATGGTTAAAAACATATCTTATTACAAGATTCAGTTTTGATTTAAAAATTGAATCTTCTACACAAGAGCTTATTTTGTTTATTAGCCCGCTCGCTGCATCATTAGCTTTTGTCGGATTAGCATTATTTGCAACCGGTGAAAAAAGAAATTATATCGCGCTATGTATTAATTTTTTATTAACAATCATACTTGTTGGAAATGTAATGTTCTATGATTTTTATAGTGATTTCGTTACGTTACCAGTACTTGGACAAACATCAAACTTTGGCCAACTAGGCGGTAGTATTATAGAAATATTGAACTACAAAATTATACTCGCATTCGTAGACATTATTTTTTTCTTTATTTTATTAAAGAAGAAAGCACTAGTCTTTCAAACAGGACGTGTAACGCATCCGGCACGCTTCGTATATTTCCTCTTAACGGTTGGTGTATTTTTTGCAAATCTACACCTTGCAGAAAAAGAACGACCTGAACTATTAACGAGATCGTTCGACCGGGTCATGCTTGTTAAAAATTTAGGACTATACACGCATCAAGTTTATGATTTAACACTGCAAGTAAAAGCAGGATCACAAAAGGCACTTGCTGATAGTAGCAAATTACAAGAAACAGAAAACTACGTAAAGGCAAACCAAAGTGAACCGAATCCTAATATGTTTGGTGCAGCGAAAGGAAAAAACGTAATTGTCGTTACTCTTGAATCCTTGCAAACCTTTTTAATAGGCGCAAAAGTTAACGGAGAAGAAGTTACACCATTTTTGAATGAATTCATAAATGAAAGCTATTACTTTGATAACTTTTTCCACCAAACTGGGCAAGGAAAAACATCCGATTCTGAATTTCTAATCGATACGTCGTTATATCCATTAAATCGAGGAGCTGTATTTTTCACACACGGTAACAATGATTATACTGCGACGCCAGAAATTTTACGTCAGCAAGGTTATTTCACTTCTGTATTCCATGCGAATAATGCAACATTTTGGAATCGTAACATTATGTACTCTGCTCTCGGTTATGATCGTTACTATAATGAACTTGATTACAAAATTACGCCTGAAACAAATTTAAATTGGGGCTTAAAAGATATCGAGTACTTTGATCAATCAGTAGATATATTAAAAACTGTTGATCAACCATTTTACGCTCGTTTCCTTACTTTAACAAACCATTATCCATTTACGTATGATGAAGATACTAAATTCATTGAACCATATGACTCTGGTAATGGCGTGTTTGATCGTTATATCGTAACAGCACGTTACTTAGACGAATCCATTAAAAAATTTATTGAGCGTTTAAAAGCTGAGGGAATGTATGATGATTCTATTATTGTTTTATATGGTGATCATTATGGCATTTCTGAAAAACATAATCGTGCAATGGCACAGTTTTTAGAAAAAGATCAAATAACCGAATTTGATACTCTGAATTTACAACGCACACCTTTATATATTCATATGCCTGGCCAAACAGAAGGTGAAACGATTTCAAAGCCTACAGGACAAATTGATATAAAACCTACTATTCTAAATTTACTTGGGATTGATACTACGAACGATATTCGTTTTGGTCATGATATGTTTTCAAATGAATATACTGGTTTTGTTGTTTTACGTGATGGTAGCTTTATTACAGACAAGTATGCATACAAAAACAATATTTTCTATGACCGCATAACAGGTGAAATTGTAGATTTACCAAAAAATGAAGCACAAGCACTCATTAAGCGTGCGCAAAATGAATTACGAATGTCTGACAAAATTATTGAAGGCGATTTATTACGTTTCTCAGAAAGTAATAAGATTAAAACTGGTGAAGTACAAACTAAAATTAAAGAAACTGAAAAATAA
- a CDS encoding S8 family peptidase has protein sequence MKMFQKMCASTVIITTLLGIGGTVNSVHADSIEQQSKLGIDQETDKQIIVKFKADLKFPYEDGIEKQIQSQTNDKVLEDLLVEYPDVTFTRLFTSVSPEEIEDLEVKAPNNVSTSLLNYYILQTQNGEQKEELVDRLKKSCLIEDVYMKKQEKITPPEVQPSSVSLSPNNNPRFKQQGYLEAAPYGINAPFAWEVQGGKGSGITFVDMEYGWLLNHEDLVHQNIELMSGINIDQHVGHGTSVLGIVSSEDNEVGNIGIAPKAKAKVISQIRDNGQYNTADAILSAVNQLEAGDVLLLEAQASFDGYGDKYLPVEVQPDIFDAIRAGTDKGVVIIEAGANGWNDLDQFKDRNGKQILNRNSKDFKDSGAIMVGAGSSSFPHGRMWFSNYGSRIDVYGWGENVDTTTAEQSRSAVNLYTSSFSGTSSASPIIAGAATLVQSIAKENLGQPYRPSELRAILSNENTGTKSKDPYADQIGVLPDLKSILVNLGYGQRKPNGGNELQVTENEPNNERIQANKVNFHTPMKGTLHNSDRVDVFTFQMDSPENITISLLNEQNIGMTWVLHHESDLNNYVAYGENEGNVVKGTYHAKPGKYYLYVYKYENKDGSYVLNIK, from the coding sequence ATGAAAATGTTTCAAAAAATGTGTGCGTCAACTGTAATCATTACAACACTTTTAGGAATAGGAGGTACTGTCAATAGTGTACATGCTGATTCTATAGAACAGCAGAGTAAATTAGGAATAGACCAAGAAACAGATAAGCAAATCATTGTAAAATTTAAAGCGGATTTGAAATTTCCATATGAAGATGGTATTGAAAAACAAATACAATCTCAAACGAACGACAAAGTACTAGAAGATCTTTTGGTAGAATATCCAGATGTAACATTCACGCGCTTATTCACATCTGTAAGTCCAGAGGAAATAGAAGACCTTGAAGTGAAAGCACCCAATAATGTATCTACAAGTTTATTAAACTACTATATTCTTCAAACTCAAAATGGTGAGCAGAAAGAAGAACTAGTAGATAGGTTAAAGAAATCTTGTTTAATAGAAGATGTGTATATGAAGAAACAAGAAAAAATAACGCCACCAGAAGTGCAACCATCAAGTGTATCTCTTAGTCCTAATAACAATCCTAGATTTAAACAACAAGGTTATTTAGAAGCAGCACCATACGGTATTAATGCGCCTTTCGCCTGGGAAGTTCAAGGCGGTAAAGGAAGTGGTATAACTTTTGTTGATATGGAATATGGATGGTTATTAAATCATGAGGATTTAGTACATCAAAATATTGAATTAATGTCTGGAATAAATATAGATCAACATGTCGGTCATGGGACGTCTGTACTAGGAATTGTATCCTCTGAGGACAATGAAGTTGGGAATATTGGGATTGCGCCAAAAGCGAAAGCAAAGGTGATTTCTCAAATAAGAGATAACGGACAGTATAATACAGCTGATGCAATATTAAGTGCTGTGAATCAGTTAGAAGCTGGGGATGTTTTATTATTAGAGGCACAAGCTTCCTTTGATGGATATGGTGATAAATATTTACCTGTTGAGGTACAACCAGATATCTTTGATGCAATTCGTGCCGGTACAGATAAAGGTGTTGTCATTATAGAAGCTGGAGCAAATGGTTGGAATGATTTAGACCAATTTAAAGATAGAAATGGTAAACAAATTTTAAATCGTAATAGTAAAGATTTTAAAGATTCAGGTGCAATTATGGTAGGAGCGGGCTCTTCATCTTTCCCTCATGGGCGTATGTGGTTTTCGAATTATGGCAGCCGTATTGATGTGTATGGATGGGGAGAAAACGTAGATACAACTACAGCAGAGCAAAGTCGAAGTGCTGTAAATCTTTATACATCTAGCTTTAGTGGCACGTCGAGTGCGTCGCCTATTATTGCCGGAGCAGCGACTTTAGTACAAAGCATTGCGAAAGAAAATTTAGGACAACCATATAGACCGAGTGAACTAAGAGCAATATTAAGTAACGAGAACACAGGAACAAAATCTAAAGATCCATATGCAGATCAAATTGGTGTTTTACCAGATTTGAAGTCTATACTAGTAAACTTAGGGTATGGACAAAGAAAACCAAACGGTGGGAATGAGTTACAAGTAACAGAAAATGAACCAAATAATGAACGTATACAGGCAAATAAAGTTAACTTTCATACACCGATGAAAGGGACACTACATAATAGTGATAGAGTAGATGTATTTACTTTCCAAATGGACTCACCAGAAAATATTACTATTTCTCTACTAAATGAACAAAACATTGGGATGACATGGGTGCTTCATCATGAATCAGATTTAAATAACTATGTAGCATATGGTGAAAATGAAGGAAATGTAGTGAAAGGTACTTATCATGCAAAGCCAGGTAAATATTATTTATACGTCTATAAGTATGAGAATAAAGATGGTTCATATGTATTGAATATAAAGTAA